Proteins from one Bombyx mori chromosome 25, ASM3026992v2 genomic window:
- the LOC101739677 gene encoding NADH dehydrogenase [ubiquinone] 1 alpha subcomplex subunit 8, whose amino-acid sequence MVLTAEVDLPQFSTLTVPEVNLSTSTLMSAAPYLGKHCESINNEFMLCRQETNDPRSCLELGKRVTACTLQLFKNMKKACLHEFKQYANCIDKSSGDYGFRHCRKTQAVLDCCMKDKLGLERPHVGHFCRGRVHKSSCAPPRPPPCPCQPIVPDPTPSLPDSKPRYPPRLGSRFYFMTE is encoded by the coding sequence CCGGAGGTCAACTTGTCGACATCAACTTTAATGTCGGCTGCGCCATACCTCGGTAAGCATTGTGAAAGTATCAATAACGAGTTCATGCTGTGTCGACAAGAAACCAACGATCCTCGTTCCTGCCTTGAACTAGGGAAGCGCGTAACGGCATGTACATTGCAACTGTTTAAGAACATGAAGAAAGCTTGTTTGCACGAATTTAAACAATATGCGAACTGTATCGACAAAAGCTCTGGCGATTACGGTTTTCGGCATTGTCGTAAAACTCAAGCAGTACTCGATTGTTGTATGAAGGATAAGTTGGGTCTAGAAAGACCTCATGTAGGTCATTTTTGTCGTGGACGAGTGCACAAAAGCTCTTGCGCACCACCGAGACCTCCACCTTGTCCTTGTCAGCCAATCGTGCCGGATCCTACTCCTTCGCTGCCCGACTCAAAGCCACGTTATCCACCGCGCCTAGGTAgccgtttttattttatgacagAGTAG